Within Candidatus Methanoperedens sp., the genomic segment AGTTTTGTATTATTTCCGTCTCTCACTTCAAAAATGGTTTACTTTATGTTGATTGCGGTTTATGGAAAGATGATTGTTACCAAATTATCTGGATCTTCTGCTAAAAAAACTAAAAATCACTGGATTTTAGGATTGTGCCCATTTTTCAATATTTTTATTAGATTTTAACAATTCAATCCATATCGTATCTTTTTTATCTTTTAACAATTTTGTAATATACACAGTGACGAGGGTAACCACTATGGGAGCTATAAATGGTAAAACGCTTATAATATCTTTATAATCCATAATCTGTCTTGGTCACAGCTATAATAGAGCTTATCTTATTAATATTATTTGGAGGTTTTTTAATCTATTTTATTTGAAGAGGATTGTCTTATAATCTGTATCTCCATCTATCACAGATTCAGCTTATAATAAGGGCTACATGCTGCGGTTACAATAATTAGAAATCTTGTGTTAGGGCAATTAAAAAACCTGAGTAGTTACAAAATAGGACGTTACCCTTTTATCCTCTTCAGCCTGAAAGTATTTTCGCGTTCCATCTCCTCAAGCCGGAGCACGATGAAATCCTTGGCTTCGTTAAGCTCGGGTATGACCTTGAACTCAAGCGCATTCACCCTGCGCTTTGTTTTCTCGATATCCTCAAGCAGCTTCTTCATCGTGGTCTCGATCTCGGCCGCCATGATGATCTTCTCCACAAGTATCTCATAGGAATCCACGGCCTCGTCTATCCGTGAGGTCGTGCCGATTATGCCGTAGCCATGTTCCTCGAGTTTTTTATGAACGCTTGAAGCTTCGATCTTCGGGACCACGACGCCCATCACGTTCTTGCTTTCAAGTTCAAGTTTTGGCGTGTCCCTGAGAGCAAAGGCAGTGGATTTCACTACAACCACGCCTTCCACTGATTTTGCTATGGCAAGCTTCTGCGAAGCCTGAACGAACTGCTTCTCCACATCGGCGCGGATGTCCTTGGCTTTATCAAGTATCGCGAAAAGCTCAAGTATCAGGCCATCGCGCTTCATTTTCAGAAGTTTGTGCCCGCTCTGGCTGAGCTTTATTTTTTTCTTGAGGTCGATTAGCTCCGAGCGTGTGGGTTTAATGTTGTCTTTTATGGCCATATTATTCTTTTTTCTCTTCCTTTGCCCTGTGGGCCGGATGATACTTCTGGATGTACTTGTTATCGATCCTGGTGAGCTGGGCTTCAGGCAATTCCGAAAGGAGTTCCCACCCGATATCGAGAGTTGTCTCGATATCCCTGTTCTCCTCCGCGCCCTGCCGGACAAACTTGTCCTCGAACATATCAGCGAACTCAAGGAATTTTTTGTCTCTATCTGAGAGAGCATCCTTGCCAACTATGGCAACAAGGCCGCGCAGGTCGCGTCCTTCTGCATAGGCGGCATACAGCTGGTCCGAGACCGCCTTATGGTCTTCCCTTGTCCTTGTTGCGCCTATACCTGAGTTCATCAGTCTTGAGAGTGAAGGCAGCACATTCACCGGTGGATAAATGCCTTTCCTGTGGAGTTCCCTCGATATCACGATCTGCCCTTCCGTGATATACCCCGAAAGATCAGGGATCGGGTGGGTGATATCGTCGCCGGGCATGGACAAAATGGAGAACTGCGTCACCGAGCCTTTTCTTCCCTTGATAACACCCGCGCGTTCGTAAAGCGAAGCCAGGTCTGTGTACATGTAACCGGGATAGCCTCTCCTGCCGGGGACTTCTTCCCTTGCCGCGCCCATCTGGCGCAGCGCTTCACAGTAATTGGTGATATCTGTGAGGATGACGAGCACGTGCATGTCATGTTCATAAGCAAGGTATTCCGCGGCGGTGAGCGCAAGCCGCGGGGTGATAAGCCGCTCCACAGCCGGGTCATCTGCAAGGTTCAGGAAGACTACGGCTCTCTGGAGGGCTCCTGTCCTTTCAAAGTCGCGCATGAAATACTGCGCTTCCTCATTGGTGATGCCCATTGCAGCGAACACTACCGCGAACTGTTCATCCGAGCCCCGAACTTTTGCCTGTCTTGCAATCTGCAGCGCGATCTCATTATGCGGCAGACCTGAACCCGAGAATATAGGGAGCTTCTGGCCCCGCACAAGCGTATTCATCCCGTCAATGGTGGATATACCTGTCTGGATAAAGTCTTTCGGGGGAAGGCGCGCATACGGATTTATGGCCGCGCCTGTGATCTCAAGCCTGTCCTCTGGCACTATACGCGGGCCGCCATCCAGTGGTTCTCCGGAACCCGAAAGGATCCTGCCGAGCAGGTCTTTTGAAACCGGGAGTTTGATCGTCTCGCCGGTGAACCTGACCCCGCATTCCTTGTTCAGGCCGCCTGTGCCTTCGAATATCTGCACCACGACCACATCATTTGAAGTATCAAGCACCTGACCTCTTTTGGTCGTGCCGTCTGGAAGGTTGATATTGACAAGCTCGTTATATCCCACTGGTTCCGTCTTTTCTACAAAGATGAGCGGCCCTGCGATTTCCCTGATCGTCTTGTATTCTTTAGTCATGTTACTTGCCCCCGAGCTTCGAAAATTCTTCTTCCATACTCTTCATGATCACGCCAAGTGCTGCGTCAAACTCCTTCTCGTACTTGACTTTTGCAAGGTCATCCTTTGATTTTAATTTCATGATATCTTCCATCGGGGCCCCGCCCTCAAGTGCTGTCTGGGCCTTGTCGCCCCATGAGGTAATGGCTTTTAGCAACTTGTACTGTTTATCCATGGAGCAGAAGGTATCCACTTCGTGATAGGCATTCTGCTGCAGGAAATATTCCCTGATCATCCGTGCGATCTCAAGCGTGAGTTGCTGATCCTCGGGAAGAGCATCCGAACCCACAAGCTGGACTATCTCCTGGAGCTCGGCCTCTTTCTGGAGCAATTCCATCGAATCGTTCCTGAGTTTTACCCATTCGGAAGAGACATGCTCGTTATACCAGTCACCCAGTGCCTTGGTGTATAACGAATAACTGTTAAGCCAGTTTATTGCCGGGAAATGCCGCCTCTGCGCAAGTTTGGCATCAAGCGCCCAGAATACTTTTACTATGCGAAGCGTGTTCTGGGTTACAGGTTCTGAGAAGTCTCCGCCCGGGGGAGAGACCGCTCCTATGACCGTGATCGAGCCTTCCCTTCCGCAAAGTGCCTTCACCTTACCCGCGCGCTCGTAGAATTCGGAGAGCCTTGCTGCAAGGTACGCCGGATAACCTTCCTCGCCCGGCATCTCTTCAAGGCGTGATGATATTTCTCTCATCGCTTCCGCCCATCGTGAAGTAGAATCTGCCATCAGGGATACATCATATCCCATGTCCCTGTAATACTCTGCAATCGTAATTCCTGTGTAAACAGAGGCTTCCCTGGCCGCCACTGGCATGTTGGAGGTATTTGCGATCAGCACCGTCCTCTCCATCAAAGGCCTGCCGGTTTTTGGGTCCTCAAGTTCAGGGAACTCGCTCAGAACGTCTGCCATTTCATTGCCCCGTTCGCCGCACCCTATGTAAACAACGATCTCAGTATCGCTCCATTTTGCAAGCTGCTGCTGTGTTACTGTTTTTCCGCTCCCGAAAGGACCAGGGATAGCTGCAGTTCCGCCTTTGGCGACCGGGAAAAGACCGTCAAGGATTCTCTGGCCCGTGATAAGAGGCGTGTTTGGCATCAGCTTCTTGGTGACCGGTCTTGGCTTCCTGACAGGCCATTTCTGCATCATCGTGAGTTCCTTACCGCTAAGTGTGCACACCACCTCATCGACTTTGAATTTGCCGCTATTTATCTCATCAACCGTTCCTGAAATATTGGGCGGGACCATTATCCTGTGCTCGATATTCTGCGTTTCCTGAACTGTCCCTATGACATCTCCCGGATTCAATCTGTCGCCTTTTTTCACGGCAGGTACGAATTCCCATTCTTTCTTGCGCGAAAGACCATTGGCAGAAACGCCCCGCTTGATAAAGTCCCCCATGCTGTCTTTTAATACCGGAAGAGGGCGCTGGATGCCATCGTATATGCTTTCCAGCAGACCCGGTCCGAGTTCGACGGAGAGCGGCATACCTGTATTTTCCACAGGTTCACCTGGCCTGATACCGGACGTTTCTTCATACACCTGCACTGTGGATTTCTCACCTTCTATTCCGATGACCTCGCCCATCAGACCTTCCTTTCCAATTTTGACCACATCGTACATTTTGGTATTCAAACCGCTTATGATAACAACTGGTCCAGAGATTCTATAAATTTCACCTTTTGTTTTCATTTTCCATGACACCTCTTATAAGTCTCCCGAAACAATTCGGGTTCGGGGATATTATCATTCATTTCCAAAGATCTACGCCTACAGATTGCTTTATTTTCTCCCGGAGATTGGTACTCTCACCTTTTCCACCAATCACGAGCACCGTGGGCTCTACCGAATCATCAAGGGTTTTTTGCATCTGCGCGGATAATTTGTTAATATCATCATTGTGTATCACAAGGATGGCCACAGACCTGTCATTCAGCACGCCCTGTATCCTGGCCTCCAGATTATCCGGGGCTGTCTCGTAGGTCTTCCGAATGCCGGCAAGACGAAAGCCGATCACAAAATCACTGTTCCCAACAACTGCAATTTCCATCTACATCACCAGGTGGGCCTTTATTATTTCCTCAGGAAGCTTCGTCTCTTTTCCGCGCACGATTATTCGGAGGTTATCGACTTCTATCTTCTTGCTCAGGATATAATCCAGAATAGGCAGGATCGACAGCGGGTAATAATATGATATCCTTGAAGCATAGACAAGCCCATATTTCTCAAGACGCGTCTCGATATTTATAAGGGAGGTCAGGTCTCCGATTATGTCCGCGATCGCATTCCAGTACGAATATTCCTCAAGTGCGCGTACGAATTCGGGAAGGGAAAGGGATGCCAGTCTTCCGAGGTCTGCGTCCTTAAGTTCCAGACCTCCGGGGATCAGGAGCTTGATTATTTGCTCGCGTTCCATACCCGCGCGTTTCATCCTGAAAAGCATCTTGAGGTTCTTGAGATCGATCTCGGTCCTGAGGAATTTGAAGAATAGTTTATTTCCCGTTTCCTGGGCCGCAGCCGTGCGTCTGGAGTAATAGTTTTTGTCCAGGGCGTTCTCTATCTCCGAAAGGTCTCCTTTGTATCCTTCAAGGGCAGAATAATAAGGCGTTCCTGCAAGCGCTGCAATTATGCCTTCGACCGTGCCAATCTTAACGAGATCTGTCAGGTCCCTGTACCTCAGCTGGCCTGCGGAAACCACATCTTCCAGGATTTCCTCCTCGCTTGCCCCTGAAAATTTGCCTCTCAATATGGTCTTGATGTTCCATACGTCCCAGGATCGAAGATATTCTGTGATAAGAAAATTTGCCTCGTTCTGCGACACCTCTATCAATTTGCGGTAGGTCAGCGCCAGGTTCTGGCTCAATGCATGTTCAAACAGGTCAGTACCCTTGTATTTTTTTCCCAGTTCATCAACATCCTTCTTATATTCGGACTCTTCAATAAAACGGATTATCTCGGGAATCTCCATGTTGAGAAATTTCGGATACATCTCCACGGGGATGAGCTTGCTCTTCATACCCCTGACCCTGGCTACGATGTATGCATATTTGACCGCGTTTGGACCGCCCATTTTTTCACCCGAACAGGATATCCGATACCTGTTTCAAAGATTGTTCGCTCACTTCTTTTAAAATCGTGTCATATTTGAAATCGAGGGATTCCGTACCATCCTCATTTTCTATGACTACTCCTCCCATAATGTCAATTTCCCCGGCATATTCGAGTTTCGTGATCTTTTTCACGAAAACCTTGTCCTTGCCGTTTGAATATATCTTGCTGTTGTCTGCTTCGTATTTTCTGATAATCGACTGCATGAGTTTCTGATTCTTTTCAGCCGGGAGTTTCAAGACTGATGACTTTGTCTTTTCGGCCACTTCATCAAGAACCTCCTTGCGAGCGTTCAGTAATGACCTTTTTACCTCGAGATTGGCGCTTGATATTTCTTGCTGTCTTATCCTTTCAATTTCTCTCCTTGCTTCCATTTCCTTGGCCGCTTTGATCTTCTCAGCCTGGGACTGGGCTTCTGCGATGATAAGCGAAGCTTCCTTATACGCTTCTCCGCTGATCCTCTCAGCTTCTGCCTTGCCTTTGGCCTTGATCTCCTGAACTATCGCATCAAGTCCCATATTCGTTCACTTTTTTAGAACACGAACAGCAATATCAATGCTACGACAAGACCAAATATCGCGATGGATTCGGGAATGACGGTCATAAGCAGACCTTTACCGAAGAACTTCTCATTTTCTGCCATTGCGCCTACTGCCGCCGCACCGATGGCCTGTTCGCCCATGCCTGCGCCGATTCCTGAAAGTCCTACCGCTATTCCTGCTCCTACAGCTACCATTCCTGCTTGTGTTGGGTCCATATTTTTTATTCCTCCGTATATTTTCTATTATAACCAAAGGGGGCGTACTTCTTACCTCCCCCCTCATAAAATTTAGTGAAAAATTCCACGTATTGAAGCCTCAGGGAGTGAAGCCCTGGTCCCAGTATGCCCAGTGATAAATTTATTAAATGTCCTACGAACAGTACTACCACGCCGATGAGGGCAAGCCCAATCCCGCCGCCCAGCAGCACACCGCCCGGCCTTATGAAAAGGTTCATAGAAAGGGTATTTACCGCAAGGGCTATTCCTGCCGATGATAAGCCTATTGCAAGTATCCTTGTATATGAAAGTACGTTGGAGAGAAGCGTAGGTATCTCCATTATAGAGATGAATCCTTCGCCTTTTATCAAAAGCACGACACCGATAATAGCAAGTCCTACTCCTCCGTCAAAAACAGGGTCTCTTGAAGGGACATGTTGACCTGACATCATAGCTGGCATTAATTTAGCTATGGCAGCAACGCCGCCCGCCAGAATCATAATCCAGCTCCCCTTTGCAAAGACCGCATGCTTTAGATCGTGCTCTATCGCAATATTGCGAAAACCTATGACCAATCCGAGAAAGATATGCAATATCCCTATAACTAAGGTCATAAGAAGAAGAGACTGCACCGCCTCAAACCTTTGCACCGGTAGATGGAATCCTGCAATCGTAGGGCCTGCAATTCCGAAAATACCGTGTTCCAGTACTCCTTTAACTTCCACGTTAAACAGCGGGAAGCCGAAGAACTCCCCGTATATAATGCCGAATATTATCGAGAGGAACGCTGAAAGGAACAATATCAGGGCAAGCGCATTGAGACCGCCGGTCTTGAATTTATTTTTGATTATTATGGCCATGGCTGCCACGATGAGACCGTACCCGACATCACCAAGCATGATGGCATAGAATAGCGGGAAAGTTATAAAAATCACAGATGCGGGATCGATCTCCCCGTATTTTGGTGTGGCAAAAGTATCTATCAGGAGTTCAAAGGGTTTTGCGATCCCTGGATTTTCAAGTTCTATCGGTATATCTTCTTCTTTCGCTTTCTCTTCGATCCTGGTTAAATAAACCTGCCCTTGCGTGTTTTCCTGCAAAACCGAGTCAAGTTCATGGAATTTTCTCGAGGGCACCCATCCATCTATAATGAATGCATTGGGGCTCGTGGCAAATCTGAGAGGTGCTTCTGCCTTCTGGGTCTCTATGGAGAGATGTTCGTCCGCAGCAATTATGAATTCTGAATATTCCTTCTTGATGTTATCAAGTTCGGATTTTATGGATGCCTGCTTTGCCTTAAGTTCCATTACCTCTTTGGTCAGCGTTTCGAGTATTACAGGAGGGTTACCTTTCAACTCAGGGATCTTTAATTCAACATAGGTGCGCTCTTCCTGAAGGAGTTTTTGGGTTTCTGACTCAAAAACCTTTGGAATGAAAAGAGCAAATACTTTTCTTTTTTCGTATTCATCGCTGAATAATTCGTAATTGGCTGTAATCCTGGTGAGTTTTGGCTCTATATCTTCAGCGATAAATCCAGCGTACACTTTCACGGTATCATACCCGTGGTATGCATCTATTGATAGCGGGAGCGCCATCAATGGTTTTAAAGCAGAGATCAGGTCTTCCTTCTCCTTTATCCTGAATTCGATGTTCCTCAATTCATCAAACCGGGATGATACTTCTTTCTGGAGATGGGTAATTTTCTCATCGATCTGGGAAGGGAGGTCTTTTGAACTCAGTTTCATTGCAGATTCTTTTCCGATAACCCCTAACTGGTTTGAGATCCCGCGTAAAGAAAGAAGATATTCTGAGAGTTTAGATGCGGGTTTCAACGGGCGGCCGATCCTGAAATCTTCGGTCTCTTCGTTATAATCCGTTATATGGAGCAGGTTCAGTTTGTGAAGGGCGGATACAGTTCCTTCAATATGATCTCTTGTGCCAGCAATGATGACCCGGGTCATTTTTGTGGGTTTAAGCATTGGCTGCCCTCTCAAATTCCGTTAGAATGAATTTCGAGGCTTTTGCGACGTTATTTCTCGCTTTCTGTTTGATCTCTGAAGCTTCAAGAACCCCTTTTTCTATGATCTTTTCTTTTTCTTTCTGGATATTCTTCCGAGCCTCACTTATCTGCAATTGCGCCTGCAGGATAACTTCTTCCTCCGCTTTCCTGAGAATCTCTTTGGCTTGCACCCTGGCCTCAGAAATCTTCTTATTTTTCGCCTCATTCGCTTCGGCCACCGCAGCTTTGGCAGATTCTTCAGCCATCTTTATCTCGGATAAAATTTCAGCTCGTGTCATCAAATTCCTCTTTCATGAAATAATAATAGTGATTCGTTTTGATTCCTTCACATAGGGGAACACCTACATAAATTATTCGATTTCAAAGCGTGGTTTTCTAAGGGCGCATCTCTATTTTTAATGAAAAATCGTTTTAATTGCTACCATACCCGCGGTCATAAATGCTCCCGAAAGTAGCGGTATCATGAAATTGTCGTCTATAGCCACTCCTTTGACCCTCACTGGGACTGTATCCCCGATGGTTGCGCCCAGAGCCCCCGCAACATATACCCAGAACGGTATTTGAATCATATCCCGTGCCATGGGAAAATTTGAGAGTATAGCACCTATGATCACGCATACAAGAAAAATCGTGACCATTATCGGGAAGGGTTTGATGTCTGCTTTATTACCTGATTGCCTGACATTTCCGCCTTTGATAGCTGCGCCTGCCAGCCCTGCTGCAGTGTCCCCGATGGCCAGCATCAATATTGCAGCAATGGCGATCGTTTTTTCAAATATGATTATTGAAATAAGGGCTGACATCTGAAAATAGATATATCCCGCTATCTGTTTATTTTCATGGGGACGGAGCAGCATTTCGGGGAGGCTTATTTTTCCATTCAGGCGCAGCCATTCTATCACCAGGAGAATAGCATTGATAAAAGCCAGGCCCATGGCTGCCGTTTCTTTATTTAGAAAAAAATAAAAAAATGGGATCAGGGAACCGATAAGGTGAAAGGCTTTCCTTTGAATTTCCCTGGATAGATCGAACATAGGACACTACACTTTAATACCTGCATCCTCGAAAGATTTCCCCCTGTAGATCATATCGAATATGTTGCCCGCAAGCTCCGCCATAATCGCACGCACCTGCTTCATCGAATCCCTGTCTCTGATCGTAACAGTGCCGTCCTCAAGGGTCTGATAATCCACGGTTATGGAATAGGGCGTACCTATCTCATCGTTCCTGCGGTACCTCCTCCCTATGGTTCCCGAGTCATCGAATGCCACCAGGATGCCTGCCTTTCTTAGCATTTTGACAATCTCGTTCGCCGGTTTTATGAGCTCCTCGCGCGTGAGGAGAGGCAGCACAGCGGCCTGGATCGGGGCTACCTCTGCAGGGAGGCGGAGTACTATACGCATCTCATCCTCTTCTCCCTTTTCGACAGCTTTTTCTTCAAAATATGAATGTTCAAGAAGGGAGTAGGTGATCCTGTCTATCCCGAATGACGGTTCTATCACATGCGGTATTATATTCTCGCCATGCAATTCCTCGGTCACGGTCTCAAATGTCACTGCTTCTTTTTCGAGGCTTATGGTCTCACCGTCTATTATCAGATCAATGGTATCCCCGGTGAGATCTTCCGGTTTCAGGAGTTTCAGTGCATTTGAGATCTTGCCGGCTTTTCCTTTGAACTTCGGCCCCAGGATCCCCATGTTGGGTTTCACTGCAAAGCGCTCGACCTTTTTGGGTTCATCGTACGGGATATATACCGTAAGTTCAGTTTCGCTCTGCTTTGCATGGGCCTTCAGATCATAATCCGTCCTGTCCGCGATACCCACCACTTCCACCCATCCGAACCTTTCACTTAATATCTCGGCATCCCAGCAATCCGCTGCATAGTGTGCCATTTCATCCTTCATATGCTGCCTGAAACGCAGTTTTTCCTTTGATACGCCCACGCGCAGGAGGAACTGGTATGTCAGGGCAAGACAGTATCCCAGGAATTCATGGGCTATAACTTTGTTTTTTACCGCTTCCCCGATCGACATCTTCTCGAATCCGGTCTTTTGGACATCGCTGCCTTCCCCTGTTGTTCCAGATTCATGGAAATAGCTCTGCATTTCCTGTGAAAAAAGGTTCAGGACAATATCAGCGACTTCCTTGAATTTCGGATGCGTCTTATCCCTCGGGTCGATGAATATCTCGGCCTCCGCCTGCGTGAACTCCCGCAGGCGTATCACGCCCTGGCGCGGCGATATCTCATTGCGGTAGGCTTTCCCGATCTGCGTTGCCCCGAAGGGCAGCCTGTCCCGGTAGAATTTCAAAAGGCGCGGGAAGTCCACGAACATCCCCTGTGCTGTCTCAGGCCGCAGGTATCCCGCACGTTTTCCACCGGGTCCGATGCTGGTTTTGAACATGAGGTTAAACTCGTAGACCTTTCCGAGCCGCCCGCCGCATTCAGGGCATTTGACATTGTTCTTGCCGATCACCCTGGAAAGCTCATCCGCGCTCAGGGTATCAGGATTATCCACAACGTCCTTGACAAGATGGTCTGCCCTGAAAGCCTCGTTGCATTTCTGGCATTCCGTCAGAGGATCGGAGAAGCCCCCCACGTGCCCGGATGCGATGAAAATATCCTCAATACCTATCGTGGGCGACTCGATCTCGTAATACCCTTCGTTAATGACAAAAATATCCCGCCAGATGTTCTCCACGCGGCGCTTCAGCATGGCGCCCAGAGGCCCGTAATCATAAAAACCTGCTGTGCCGCCATACAGCTCAAATGAGCCCCAGAGAAAACCGCGGCGCTTGGCAAGTTCGATCACCTGTTCGTATTTGTCAGCCATGTGTAGTCCTCGCTTTTGGCTTAATACAGGGTTTGGGATTATTAAGGTTTCATTTGGATGGGCTTGTTTCCCGGAGGAAGTTTGAAAATTATTTCAAAAGATATGGTGCGGAGATAATCTCTGGGCCTCGTTTTATGCAAAAATTAATAGAAAAACGGGCAGTATGTTATTGGACAGTATGTTAGGCATAATAAGATTGTAAATGTCCTTTCTCGGACACTACATTGGGCGATCTTAATATATCTTCAGGGCTTCGGGCAATTTTAGAAACCGAATTCAGTTTTGAAACTGTTTCCGGTAAGATTTATATCCCACCCTGGCGGAGTCTCACTGATCGGTGTCACAATACCTGTGCACCGATTAAGATAATTGCCATCACCACCATTCATAATGTCATAGTGGGCATTACCATGAATATTGTAGTTCTCCACGTTGATGTGGTGGGCTCCATTTATGATAGCTATACCAGAAATAAAGTCTATCATAAGACCGGTTGGTTCTCTGACTCCGGTTGCAGGATTCATTCTGCATATGGGACCGTTTCCGGCGGCAATGCCATTGATTAGTGTCACATTATAGCTTTCAATTCCATCTATAACAATGCCACCACTATCATCAGCACTTGTTATCGTGTATTGAACTAAGACATCATGAGAGTTATTGATCCAAATGCCCTTTGCATCATCGTAGGTGAACTCGTTGCAATCAGTGCCTCTTGCCAGGTTACATTGGGAACCAATCGTTATGTAATGGCTGTTTTGCATGAGAACTCCATCTCCGTCGGCCTTTAGCTTGCTACGGGTAATATTAATATGATCAGATGAATTCAACAGAACCCCATGATTTCCTATTCTGTTGAGGCTTAAACTATCCAAACTTATATTGCCAGATAAGTCTAGCTGTACTCCATTTACGCCAAAAGCATCCTGTGAGTTACCCGCCACATCCGAGATTGTGGTGGGTGTATGAATATTTACAAGCCATATTAACTTGGCGCCTGTTGCTGGAACCTGTGCGAAGTTTGATTGGATGCAGCCTATTTTGAAGAACTTTGTTATTTTTCCTTCCGAGTTATCGACTTTTATCGCATACCCTGGTGTGAGATTCTTGATCTGCCAATTGCTAATCAAGTAGGGATCCGTAGCTGTCCCAGTTCCCGAAACTACACCATTAGTGCGGTTAAAATCATTGTCACTGGTGATAAAGATCGGTTCATGAGGCAATGGATTGCAGAGAGGAGATGCTGCAGCTGGTGTAACTGAAACCGCGACCTCAAACACCGAAAGGAATAGAAGGAAACCAACTACAACAGCTATAATTCTATGATCGATTTTTCCCAAGGTTGCAATTTTCCATTTAAAGGATACTATATTCATAATCACTCCATTGAAGCATCGATTGTAATTACCCCATTTAATCATTGATGGTCATCATATATGAAATTATCTGTATTTGAATACAGCATACCACAGATGCTTTTTTGCAGGCAGTGGTTGATAAACGCTTACTACACGCATTATATCTACCACTCGTAAGAGCCATACCAGTGATGTTTTTTCAAGGTATGTTCAGGAGATAACACATATTACCGATGCATTATTGCAGGCAATAATCGAGATAAGCTCATAGCTTAACTTGTCGCCCACTTTGG encodes:
- the ahaH gene encoding ATP synthase archaeal subunit H, with amino-acid sequence MTRAEILSEIKMAEESAKAAVAEANEAKNKKISEARVQAKEILRKAEEEVILQAQLQISEARKNIQKEKEKIIEKGVLEASEIKQKARNNVAKASKFILTEFERAANA
- the glyS gene encoding glycine--tRNA ligase; translation: MADKYEQVIELAKRRGFLWGSFELYGGTAGFYDYGPLGAMLKRRVENIWRDIFVINEGYYEIESPTIGIEDIFIASGHVGGFSDPLTECQKCNEAFRADHLVKDVVDNPDTLSADELSRVIGKNNVKCPECGGRLGKVYEFNLMFKTSIGPGGKRAGYLRPETAQGMFVDFPRLLKFYRDRLPFGATQIGKAYRNEISPRQGVIRLREFTQAEAEIFIDPRDKTHPKFKEVADIVLNLFSQEMQSYFHESGTTGEGSDVQKTGFEKMSIGEAVKNKVIAHEFLGYCLALTYQFLLRVGVSKEKLRFRQHMKDEMAHYAADCWDAEILSERFGWVEVVGIADRTDYDLKAHAKQSETELTVYIPYDEPKKVERFAVKPNMGILGPKFKGKAGKISNALKLLKPEDLTGDTIDLIIDGETISLEKEAVTFETVTEELHGENIIPHVIEPSFGIDRITYSLLEHSYFEEKAVEKGEEDEMRIVLRLPAEVAPIQAAVLPLLTREELIKPANEIVKMLRKAGILVAFDDSGTIGRRYRRNDEIGTPYSITVDYQTLEDGTVTIRDRDSMKQVRAIMAELAGNIFDMIYRGKSFEDAGIKV